A genomic region of Glycine max cultivar Williams 82 chromosome 15, Glycine_max_v4.0, whole genome shotgun sequence contains the following coding sequences:
- the LOC100809929 gene encoding 11-oxo-beta-amyrin 30-oxidase, with protein MELPPTIATCFLMNASKSQQSTSSLSDDKNVAPHIVTFNHHIVNKFGKNSFLWEGPTPKVIITDPEQIKEVFNKIQDFEKPKLSPIINLLGTGLANLQGEKWRIHRKIIDPAFHFEKLKVMIPTFYKCCEEMVSKWEGMLSSDNKCEIDVWPFLQNLTCDIISRTAFGSSYEEGKRIFELLKEQAGLIMKLRNVYIPGWWLLPTTTHRRMKEIDTDIRASLKGIINKREKSIKAGEVLHHDLLGMLLESNRMEIHEHGNNKTVAMTCQEVIEECNAFYLAGQETTSTLLVWTMILLSRYPDWQAHAREEVLHVFGNQKPDYDGLSHLKIVTMILYEVLRLYPPAVYFNQAIKNDVELGNVSLPKGVQVSLPILLIHQDHDIWGDDATEFKPERFAEGVAKATKGQVSFFPFGRGPRVCIGQNFALLEAKMVLSLLLQKFSFELSPAYAHAPTIVFTLNPKFGAHIILHKL; from the exons ATGGAGCTACCACCCACTATTGCAACATGCTTTCTCATGAATGCTTCCAAATCTCAACAATCCACGAGTTCTCTCTCAGATGATAAGAACGTAGCACCGCATATCGTGACCTTTAACCATCACATTGTCAACAAATTCG gcaaaaattcatttttatgggAAGGTCCCACACCAAAAGTGATCATCACAGACCCTGAGCAAATCAAAGAAGTCTTCAACAAGATCCAAGACTTTGAGAAACCAAAGTTGAGCCCCATTATCAATTTGTTGGGCACTGGACTTGCAAATTTACAAGGCGAGAAATGGAGGATACATCGAAAGATTATCGACCCTGCTTTccattttgaaaaattgaag GTTATGATACCAACTTTTTATAAATGTTGCGAGGAGATGGTTTCAAAATGGGAAGGGATGTTATCTTCGGACAACAAATGTGAAATTGATGTATGGCCTTTCCTTCAAAATTTGACCTGTGATATTATTTCTAGAACAGCCTTTGGAAGCAGTTacgaagaaggaaaaagaatatTTGAACTTCTGAAAGAGCAAGCTGGGTTGATTATGAAATTACGAAATGTTTACATTCCAGGATGGTG GTTGCTACCGACAACTACACATAGGAGGATGAAAGAAATAGATACTGATATACGGGCGTCACTTAAAGGAATCATCAACAAACGAGAGAAATCAATCAAGGCCGGTGAAGTCTTACACCATGATTTATTAGGCATGCTTTTGGAATCAAATCGTATGGAAATACATGAACATGGAAACAATAAGACCGTTGCAATGACTTGCCAAGAAGTAATTGAGGAATGTAATGCATTCTACCTAGCAGGGCAAGAAACTACATCGACTTTGCTGGTTTGGACAATGATATTGTTGAGTAGATATCCTGATTGGCAAGCACATGCTAGGGAGGAAGTATTGCATGTTTTTGGTAACCAAAAGCCAGATTATGATGGGTTAAGTCACCTCAAAATT GTGACCATGATTTTATATGAGGTTCTCAGACTCTACCCACCTGCAGTTTATTTCAATCAAGCTATCAAGAATGATGTGGAACTTGGAAACGTGTCCCTTCCTAAAGGAGTGCAAGTTTCCTTACCAATATTGTTGATTCACCAAGATCATGATATTTGGGGTGATGATGCTACCGAATTCAAACCAGAAAGATTTGCTGAAGGAGTTGCAAAGGCAACAAAAGGCCAAGTCTCGTTTTTCCCATTTGGACGGGGTCCTAGAGTGTGCATAGGCCAAAATTTTGCTCTATTAGAAGCAAAGATGGTTTTGTCACTACTTTTACAAAAATTCTCATTCGAGCTTTCTCCTGCCTATGCACATGCTCCAACCATTGTGTTCACCCTTAATCCTAAATTTGGGGCTCATATCATTTTACACAAGCTGTAG